A genomic stretch from Enterobacter dykesii includes:
- the punC gene encoding purine nucleoside transporter PunC has product MQPRNGFLVWLGGLSVLGFLATDMYLPAFAAMQEDLQTPAAAISASLSLFLAGFAFAQLLWGPLSDRFGRKPVLLLGLAIFAVGCLGMLWVRDAAWLLVLRFVQAVGVCAAAVTWQALVTDYYPANRTNRIFATIMPLVGLSPALAPLLGSWILAHFDWQAIFATLFAITLVLMLPAFALKPAHKKEAHADAKPITFTSLLSTKAYRGNVLIYAACSASFFAWLTGSPFILHDMGYSPAAIGLSYVPQTIAFLVGGYGCRAALQKWEGQQMLPWLLVLYALSVIGTWAVGFIPGAGLAEILIPFCVMAIANGAIYPIVVAQALRPFPQATGRAAALQNTLQLGLCFLASLVVSALIATPLLTTTSVMLFTVALAVLGYRMQASAQREQEKSAQVETSHA; this is encoded by the coding sequence ATGCAACCCAGGAACGGTTTTTTAGTCTGGCTCGGCGGCTTAAGCGTGCTGGGCTTTTTGGCCACCGACATGTACCTGCCGGCGTTTGCCGCCATGCAGGAAGATTTGCAAACCCCTGCTGCCGCCATCAGCGCCAGCCTGAGTTTGTTCCTCGCCGGTTTTGCCTTCGCGCAGCTGCTCTGGGGACCGCTCTCGGATCGCTTTGGTCGTAAACCGGTACTGTTGCTGGGCCTGGCCATTTTTGCCGTGGGCTGCCTGGGGATGCTATGGGTACGCGATGCCGCCTGGCTGCTGGTGCTGCGGTTTGTTCAGGCCGTGGGCGTCTGTGCCGCGGCCGTGACCTGGCAGGCGCTGGTCACCGACTACTATCCGGCTAACCGCACAAACCGTATTTTCGCTACCATTATGCCGCTGGTGGGTCTCTCACCTGCCCTCGCTCCCCTGCTGGGCAGCTGGATCCTCGCGCATTTCGACTGGCAGGCCATTTTCGCCACGCTGTTTGCCATTACCCTGGTACTGATGCTGCCGGCGTTCGCCCTCAAGCCCGCGCATAAAAAAGAAGCGCATGCAGACGCGAAGCCGATTACCTTCACGTCTCTGCTCAGCACCAAAGCGTATCGCGGGAATGTCCTGATCTATGCCGCCTGCTCGGCAAGCTTCTTCGCGTGGCTCACCGGCTCGCCGTTCATTCTGCACGATATGGGCTACAGCCCGGCAGCCATCGGCCTGAGCTATGTTCCGCAGACCATCGCGTTCCTGGTAGGCGGTTACGGCTGCCGCGCGGCGCTGCAAAAGTGGGAAGGTCAGCAGATGCTGCCATGGCTGCTGGTGCTGTATGCGCTGAGCGTTATCGGGACCTGGGCCGTTGGCTTTATTCCGGGTGCCGGTCTGGCAGAAATTTTGATCCCATTCTGCGTGATGGCCATTGCGAACGGGGCGATTTATCCGATCGTTGTGGCGCAGGCGCTGCGTCCTTTCCCGCAGGCAACTGGCCGCGCCGCCGCGCTGCAGAACACCCTGCAGCTGGGGCTGTGCTTCCTGGCAAGCCTGGTGGTCTCGGCGCTGATTGCGACGCCGCTGTTAACCACCACCAGCGTAATGCTGTTCACCGTAGCGCTGGCGGTATTGGGCTATCGCATGCAGGCCTCCGCGCAGCGTGAGCAGGAAAAGAGTGCTCAGGTTGAAACGTCACATGCCTGA
- the punR gene encoding DNA-binding transcriptional activator PunR, with protein sequence MWSDYSLEVVDAVARNGSFSGAAQELHRVPSAISYTVRQLEEWLAVPLFERRHRDVELTPAGAWFLKEGRSVIKKMQITREQCQQIANGWRGHLSIAVDNIVKPERTRQMIVDFYRHFSDVELRVSQEVFNGVWDALADGRAEMAIGATQAIPVGGRYAFRDMGMLSWKCVVASDHPLAAMDGPLSDDTLRNWPSLVLEDTSRSLPKRITWLLDNQRRVVAPDWESSATCLSAGLCVAMVPVHFARPRIDTGEWVELTLENPFPDAACCLTWQQNDVSPAMAWLLDYLGDSETLNREWLREPA encoded by the coding sequence ATGTGGTCAGATTATTCTCTTGAAGTGGTCGATGCTGTTGCGCGTAACGGCAGCTTTAGCGGTGCGGCGCAGGAGCTGCACCGCGTCCCTTCGGCAATCAGCTACACGGTGCGTCAGCTTGAGGAGTGGCTGGCGGTTCCGCTGTTTGAACGGCGGCATCGTGATGTGGAATTAACGCCCGCAGGCGCGTGGTTTTTGAAGGAAGGGCGTTCTGTTATCAAAAAAATGCAGATCACCCGCGAACAGTGTCAGCAGATCGCTAACGGCTGGCGGGGACATCTTTCCATCGCGGTGGATAACATCGTTAAGCCGGAGCGCACCCGGCAGATGATCGTCGATTTCTATCGTCATTTTTCTGACGTCGAGCTGCGGGTCTCGCAGGAGGTGTTTAACGGCGTCTGGGATGCGCTGGCGGACGGCAGGGCAGAGATGGCGATTGGGGCCACGCAGGCGATCCCGGTCGGGGGACGTTACGCCTTTCGCGATATGGGGATGCTGAGCTGGAAATGCGTGGTGGCAAGCGATCATCCGCTGGCGGCGATGGACGGGCCGCTGAGCGATGACACGCTGCGCAACTGGCCGTCGCTGGTGCTGGAGGATACGTCCCGTTCATTGCCCAAGCGTATCACCTGGCTTCTGGACAACCAGCGGCGGGTGGTGGCTCCGGACTGGGAATCATCGGCGACGTGCCTCAGCGCCGGGCTGTGCGTCGCGATGGTGCCCGTTCATTTTGCGCGTCCGCGCATCGATACCGGAGAGTGGGTTGAGCTGACGCTGGAGAATCCGTTCCCGGATGCGGCCTGCTGCCTCACCTGGCAGCAAAATGATGTCTCGCCTGCGATGGCGTGGCTGCTGGACTATCTGGGAGACAGCGAAACGCTAAACCGGGAATGGTTACGGGAGCCAGCATAG
- the purR gene encoding HTH-type transcriptional repressor PurR, whose amino-acid sequence MATIKDVAKRANVSTTTVSHVINKTRFVAEETRNAVWAAIKELHYSPSAVARSLKVNHTKSIGLLATSSEAAYFAEIIEAVEKNCFQKGYTLILGNAWNSIEKQRAYLSMMAQKRVDGLLVMCSEYPESVLSMLEEYRHIPMVVMDWGEARADFTDSVIDNAFEGGYMAGRYLIERGHREIGVIPGPLERNTGAGRLAGFMKAMEEALINVPENWIVQGDFEPESGYRAMQQIVSQPHRPTAVFCGGDIMAMGALCAADELGLRVPQDISVIGYDNVRNARFFTPALTTIHQPKDSLGETAFNMLMDRIVNKREESQSIEVHPRLIERRSVADGPFRDYRR is encoded by the coding sequence ATGGCAACAATTAAAGACGTAGCAAAACGCGCAAACGTTTCCACTACAACCGTATCACATGTAATTAACAAAACCCGCTTTGTGGCGGAAGAGACGCGCAACGCCGTCTGGGCAGCGATCAAAGAGCTGCACTATTCGCCAAGTGCGGTTGCGCGTAGCCTCAAGGTTAATCACACCAAGTCCATTGGATTGCTGGCGACCAGCAGTGAAGCGGCCTATTTTGCCGAGATCATTGAAGCGGTCGAAAAGAACTGCTTCCAGAAAGGCTATACCCTGATTCTGGGCAACGCGTGGAACAGCATTGAAAAACAGCGTGCCTACCTGTCGATGATGGCGCAAAAGCGCGTTGATGGCCTGCTGGTGATGTGTTCCGAGTATCCGGAATCCGTGCTGTCGATGCTGGAAGAGTATCGCCATATTCCGATGGTGGTGATGGACTGGGGCGAAGCGCGCGCGGACTTCACCGATTCCGTTATCGATAACGCCTTTGAAGGCGGCTATATGGCCGGTCGTTATCTGATTGAACGCGGTCACCGCGAGATTGGCGTGATCCCCGGTCCGCTGGAGCGCAACACCGGCGCGGGCCGTCTGGCCGGTTTTATGAAAGCGATGGAAGAAGCGCTGATCAACGTGCCGGAAAACTGGATCGTGCAGGGCGACTTTGAGCCGGAGTCGGGCTACCGTGCGATGCAGCAGATCGTCTCCCAGCCGCACCGTCCGACCGCCGTGTTCTGCGGGGGCGACATCATGGCCATGGGCGCGCTCTGCGCTGCCGACGAGTTGGGCCTGCGCGTACCGCAGGATATTTCCGTGATCGGCTATGACAACGTGCGTAACGCGCGCTTCTTCACCCCGGCGTTGACTACCATTCACCAGCCAAAAGACTCGCTGGGCGAAACGGCTTTCAACATGCTGATGGACAGGATCGTCAACAAGCGTGAAGAGTCGCAGTCCATTGAAGTTCACCCGCGTCTTATCGAACGCCGTTCCGTTGCGGACGGTCCGTTCCGCGACTACCGTCGTTAA
- a CDS encoding YnhF family membrane protein: protein MSSDLKFSLFTTVVVLALIVAAGLTAALH, encoded by the coding sequence ATGAGTTCCGATCTTAAGTTTTCGCTGTTCACCACCGTTGTTGTGCTGGCTCTGATTGTTGCGGCCGGTCTGACGGCTGCGCTGCACTGA
- a CDS encoding MFS transporter has product MKINFPLLALAIGAFGIGTTEFSPMGLLPVIARGVDVSIPAAGMLISAYAIGVMVGAPLMTLLLSHRARRNALIFLMAIFTLGNVLSAISPDYTTLMLSRILTSLNHGAFFGLGSVVAASVVPKHKQASAVATMFMGLTIANIGGVPAATWLGEAIGWRMSFLATAGLGVVAMVALFFSLPKGSAGERPEVRKELSVLMRPQVLSALLTTVLGAGAMFTLYTYISPVLHDITHATPLFVTAMLVLIGVGFSIGNYLGGKFADRSVSGTLKGFLTLLIVIMVAIPWLARNEFGAAIAMVVWGAATFAVVPPLQMRVMRVAHEAPGLSSSVNIGAFNLGNALGAAAGGAVISGGLGYNFVPVMGAIIAALGLLLVMMSGRKQPEAACAAE; this is encoded by the coding sequence ATGAAAATCAATTTTCCCCTGCTGGCCCTGGCGATTGGCGCTTTTGGGATTGGCACCACAGAATTCTCCCCGATGGGGTTACTGCCTGTTATTGCCCGGGGCGTAGATGTCTCGATCCCTGCGGCAGGGATGTTAATTAGCGCCTACGCTATCGGCGTGATGGTCGGGGCGCCGCTGATGACGCTTCTTCTTTCGCACCGCGCGCGCCGCAATGCGCTGATTTTCCTGATGGCGATTTTCACCCTCGGCAACGTGCTTTCGGCCATTTCGCCGGACTACACCACATTGATGCTGTCGCGTATTCTGACCAGCCTTAACCACGGCGCGTTCTTTGGGCTGGGGTCGGTCGTGGCTGCCAGCGTGGTGCCTAAACACAAGCAGGCGAGCGCCGTGGCAACCATGTTTATGGGGCTGACGATTGCCAACATCGGCGGGGTGCCTGCGGCAACCTGGCTGGGAGAAGCGATCGGCTGGCGTATGTCCTTCCTGGCGACGGCCGGGCTGGGCGTGGTCGCGATGGTGGCATTGTTCTTCTCCCTGCCGAAAGGCAGCGCCGGTGAACGTCCGGAAGTGCGTAAAGAGCTGTCGGTGCTGATGCGTCCGCAGGTGCTCTCCGCGCTGCTCACCACCGTGCTGGGGGCAGGGGCGATGTTTACCCTCTACACCTATATTTCACCGGTGCTGCACGATATCACCCACGCAACGCCTCTCTTTGTGACCGCGATGCTGGTGCTGATTGGCGTGGGCTTCTCGATCGGCAACTATCTCGGCGGGAAATTTGCCGACCGTTCCGTGAGCGGGACGCTTAAGGGCTTCTTAACCCTGCTGATTGTCATCATGGTTGCCATTCCGTGGCTGGCGCGTAATGAGTTCGGGGCCGCGATCGCGATGGTCGTCTGGGGAGCCGCCACTTTCGCCGTGGTGCCGCCGCTGCAGATGCGCGTGATGCGTGTCGCGCACGAGGCGCCGGGACTTTCATCATCCGTGAATATCGGTGCGTTTAACCTGGGTAATGCCCTGGGCGCCGCGGCCGGTGGGGCCGTGATTTCAGGTGGTCTGGGATACAACTTTGTGCCGGTGATGGGGGCGATTATTGCCGCGCTCGGCCTGCTGCTGGTGATGATGTCGGGACGTAAACAGCCTGAAGCAGCCTGCGCTGCGGAATAA
- the sodB gene encoding superoxide dismutase [Fe], which produces MSFELPALPYAKDALAPHISAETLEYHYGKHHQTYVTNLNNLIKGTDFEGKTLEEIVRSSEGGVFNNAAQVWNHTFYWHCLAPNAGGEPVGELATAINAAFGSFADFKAKFTDAAIKNFGSGWTWLVKEADGKLAIVSTSNAGTPLTTSAKPLMTVDVWEHAYYIDYRNARPNYLEHFWALVNWDFVAKNFAA; this is translated from the coding sequence ATGTCGTTCGAATTACCTGCACTACCGTATGCAAAAGACGCCCTGGCACCGCACATTTCTGCGGAAACCCTGGAATATCATTACGGCAAGCATCACCAGACGTACGTCACCAACCTGAACAATCTGATCAAGGGCACCGATTTTGAAGGCAAAACGCTGGAAGAGATCGTCCGCAGCTCAGAGGGTGGCGTATTTAACAACGCGGCTCAGGTGTGGAACCATACCTTCTACTGGCACTGCCTGGCGCCGAATGCCGGCGGTGAACCTGTCGGTGAACTGGCTACCGCTATCAACGCCGCATTTGGCAGCTTCGCGGATTTCAAAGCGAAGTTTACCGATGCAGCCATCAAGAACTTCGGTTCTGGCTGGACGTGGCTGGTTAAAGAGGCGGATGGCAAACTGGCTATCGTGTCCACCTCTAACGCGGGTACCCCGCTGACCACCAGCGCGAAGCCGCTGATGACCGTGGACGTGTGGGAACACGCTTACTACATTGATTACCGCAACGCGCGTCCGAACTACCTGGAGCACTTCTGGGCACTGGTTAACTGGGACTTTGTCGCGAAGAACTTCGCCGCGTAA
- a CDS encoding C40 family peptidase, whose amino-acid sequence MARINKISITLCALLFTSLTFTPVANASQQARHSAVQKNHLVKATDRKKKTTAKNDKKKTPAQTKQTASSKTKTKPSRTAHSAKSKASQTAANLVTEKCITRKGHKAKCTKVTKIAEVHKVRVQKAQKTAMNKLMGQIGKPYHWGGSSPRTGFDCSGLVYYAYKDLVKFRIPRTANEMYHLRDASPVDRGELENGDLVFFRTQGRGTADHVGVYVGNGKFIQSPRSGQDIQITSLSEDYWVRHYVGARRVMTPKTIR is encoded by the coding sequence GTGGCGCGGATAAATAAAATCTCGATCACGCTCTGTGCTTTACTGTTTACTTCACTCACTTTCACGCCAGTGGCAAACGCCTCTCAGCAGGCGCGGCATTCTGCTGTACAAAAAAACCATCTGGTGAAAGCCACAGACCGTAAGAAAAAAACCACCGCTAAGAACGACAAGAAAAAAACACCGGCTCAGACGAAACAGACCGCTTCCAGCAAAACGAAAACAAAACCTTCCCGCACTGCCCACTCCGCTAAAAGTAAAGCTTCGCAAACCGCCGCTAACCTCGTTACTGAAAAATGCATCACGCGTAAAGGCCACAAGGCGAAATGCACGAAGGTCACGAAAATAGCGGAAGTGCATAAAGTGCGTGTACAGAAAGCGCAAAAGACCGCGATGAACAAACTGATGGGGCAGATTGGCAAACCTTATCACTGGGGTGGCAGTTCGCCGCGTACCGGGTTTGACTGCAGCGGCCTCGTCTATTACGCCTATAAAGATCTGGTCAAATTCCGCATTCCTCGCACCGCCAATGAGATGTACCACCTGCGCGATGCCTCACCGGTTGACCGCGGTGAGCTGGAAAACGGCGATCTGGTGTTCTTCCGCACTCAGGGTCGCGGCACGGCTGACCACGTCGGCGTGTATGTCGGCAACGGGAAATTCATCCAGTCTCCACGTAGCGGCCAGGATATTCAGATTACCTCTCTCAGTGAAGACTACTGGGTACGCCACTACGTCGGCGCGCGTCGCGTGATGACGCCGAAAACCATCCGCTAA
- the grxD gene encoding monothiol glutaredoxin 4 codes for MSTTIEKIQRQIAENPILLYMKGSPKLPSCGFSAQAVQALSACGERFAYVDILQNPDIRAELPKYANWPTFPQLWVDGELVGGCDILIEMYQRGELQQLIKETAAKYKTEEPDAE; via the coding sequence ATGAGCACCACTATTGAAAAAATCCAGCGCCAGATCGCTGAAAACCCGATTCTGCTGTATATGAAAGGTTCTCCGAAGCTGCCAAGCTGCGGCTTCTCCGCGCAAGCGGTTCAGGCGCTGTCAGCCTGTGGTGAGCGTTTTGCTTACGTCGATATCCTGCAGAACCCGGACATCCGCGCTGAGCTACCTAAGTATGCTAACTGGCCGACTTTCCCACAGCTGTGGGTTGACGGTGAACTGGTTGGCGGCTGCGATATCCTGATTGAAATGTATCAGCGCGGCGAACTGCAGCAACTGATCAAAGAGACGGCGGCGAAGTACAAAACCGAAGAGCCGGACGCAGAGTAA
- the rnt gene encoding ribonuclease T, producing the protein MSDNAQFSGLCDRFRGFYPVVIDVETAGFNAKTDALLEIAAITLKMDEQGWLTPDTTLHFHVEPFEGANLQPEALAFNGIDPHNPLRGAVSEYDALHAIFKMVRKGMKESNCSRAIMVAHNATFDHSFTMAAAERAALKRNPFHPFVTFDTAALSGLALGQTVLSKACITAGIPFDGTQAHSALYDTERTAELFCEIVNRWKRLGGWPLPMGDSEE; encoded by the coding sequence ATGTCCGATAACGCTCAATTTAGCGGTCTGTGCGACCGTTTTCGTGGTTTTTATCCCGTTGTCATTGATGTAGAAACAGCCGGATTTAACGCTAAAACCGATGCGCTGCTCGAAATTGCCGCCATCACGCTGAAGATGGATGAACAGGGCTGGCTTACACCGGACACCACGCTGCATTTCCACGTTGAACCTTTCGAAGGCGCAAACTTACAGCCGGAAGCGCTGGCGTTTAACGGTATCGACCCGCATAACCCGCTGCGTGGTGCAGTCAGTGAATACGATGCGCTGCACGCCATTTTTAAAATGGTGCGTAAAGGCATGAAAGAGAGCAACTGCAGCCGCGCCATCATGGTGGCCCATAACGCCACCTTCGATCACAGCTTTACCATGGCCGCAGCCGAGCGCGCCGCGCTCAAACGCAACCCCTTCCATCCTTTTGTGACCTTCGACACCGCCGCGCTGAGCGGCCTGGCTCTGGGACAAACGGTGTTATCAAAAGCCTGTATTACGGCTGGCATTCCGTTCGACGGCACGCAGGCGCACTCCGCGCTGTATGACACGGAGCGCACCGCAGAGCTGTTCTGTGAGATCGTCAACCGCTGGAAGCGTCTGGGCGGCTGGCCGCTGCCGATGGGCGACAGCGAAGAATAA
- the gloA gene encoding lactoylglutathione lyase, with protein sequence MRLLHTMLRVGDLQRSIDFYTNVLGMKLLRTSENPEYKYSLAFVGYGPETDEAVIELTYNWGVDSYELGTAYGHIALEVDNAAEACERIRSNGGNVTREAGPVKGGTTVIAFVEDPDGYKIELIEAKDAGRGLGN encoded by the coding sequence ATGCGCCTACTTCACACCATGCTGCGCGTTGGCGACCTGCAACGTTCCATTGATTTCTACACTAACGTCCTGGGCATGAAGCTGCTGCGCACCAGCGAAAATCCGGAATACAAATACTCGCTGGCGTTTGTGGGTTACGGCCCGGAAACGGATGAAGCGGTGATCGAGCTGACCTACAACTGGGGCGTAGACAGCTATGAGCTGGGCACCGCCTACGGCCATATCGCGCTGGAAGTGGACAACGCGGCCGAAGCGTGCGAGCGCATTCGCAGCAACGGCGGTAACGTTACGCGCGAAGCTGGCCCGGTAAAAGGCGGCACCACCGTGATTGCGTTCGTGGAAGATCCGGACGGTTACAAAATCGAGCTGATTGAAGCCAAAGACGCGGGTCGCGGTCTGGGCAACTGA
- a CDS encoding alkene reductase: MSAEKLFTPLKVGAVTAPNRVFMAPLTRLRSIEPGDIPTPLMGEYYRQRASSGLIITEATQISAQAKGYAGAPGLHSPEQIAAWQKITAGVHAEEGRIAVQLWHTGRISHSSIQPGGQAPVSASALSANTRTSLRDENGNAIRVDTSMPRALELEEIPGIVNDFRQAVANAREAGFDLIELHSAHGYLLHQFLSPSSNHRTDQYGGSVENRARLVLEVVDAVCQEWSPDRIGIRVSPIGSFQNVDNGPNEEADALYLIEELAKRGIAYLHMSEPDWAGGKPYTDAFRQKVRERFHGVIIGAGAYTPEKAEDLIGKGLIDAVAFGRDYIANPDLVARLQKKAALNPQRPESFYGGGAEGYTDYPSL; the protein is encoded by the coding sequence ATGTCAGCTGAAAAACTGTTTACCCCATTGAAAGTGGGCGCCGTCACGGCGCCAAACCGCGTGTTTATGGCTCCGCTTACCCGTCTGCGCAGCATTGAGCCGGGCGACATCCCAACCCCACTGATGGGTGAATACTATCGTCAGCGCGCAAGCTCTGGCCTGATCATCACGGAAGCCACGCAGATTTCAGCTCAGGCTAAAGGTTATGCCGGTGCACCGGGCCTTCACAGCCCGGAGCAGATCGCCGCATGGCAGAAAATCACCGCGGGCGTTCACGCTGAAGAGGGTCGTATTGCGGTCCAGCTGTGGCACACCGGTCGTATCTCTCACAGCAGCATTCAGCCTGGCGGCCAGGCACCGGTCTCCGCTTCGGCCCTGAGCGCAAATACCCGTACGTCCCTGCGCGATGAAAACGGCAATGCGATCCGCGTGGATACCTCTATGCCGCGCGCGCTTGAGCTGGAAGAAATTCCGGGTATCGTGAACGACTTCCGCCAGGCCGTGGCCAACGCCCGCGAAGCCGGTTTTGACCTGATTGAGCTGCACTCCGCGCATGGCTACCTGCTGCACCAGTTCCTGTCACCGTCGTCCAACCATCGCACCGACCAGTACGGCGGCAGCGTCGAAAACCGCGCTCGCCTGGTGCTGGAAGTGGTTGACGCCGTATGCCAGGAGTGGAGCCCGGATCGTATCGGGATCCGCGTCTCCCCAATCGGTTCTTTCCAGAACGTCGACAACGGTCCGAACGAAGAAGCCGATGCCCTGTACCTGATCGAAGAACTTGCTAAGCGTGGCATCGCCTATCTGCACATGTCCGAGCCGGACTGGGCAGGCGGTAAGCCTTACACGGACGCTTTCCGTCAGAAAGTGCGCGAGCGTTTCCACGGGGTGATCATCGGTGCGGGGGCTTATACCCCGGAGAAAGCAGAAGATCTGATCGGCAAAGGGCTGATCGATGCCGTCGCGTTTGGCCGCGACTACATCGCCAACCCGGATCTGGTTGCCCGTCTGCAGAAAAAAGCGGCCCTGAATCCGCAGCGCCCGGAAAGCTTCTACGGCGGCGGCGCGGAAGGCTACACCGACTACCCTTCTCTGTAA
- a CDS encoding TetR/AcrR family transcriptional regulator: MSRNTEHDTREHLLATGERLCMHRGFTGMGLSELLKTAEVPKGSFYHYFRSKEAFGVAMLERHYAGYHQRLATHFASGEGNYRDRVLNYYQETLNQFCQQGIISGCLTVKLSAEVCDLSEDMRSAMDKGARGVIALLAQALEKGREEKTLAFSGDPLMQSQVLYSLWLGANLQAKISRSALPLESALAHVKNSITAPGV; encoded by the coding sequence ATGAGCAGAAATACTGAACACGATACCCGCGAACATTTACTGGCAACCGGCGAGCGACTTTGCATGCATCGCGGGTTTACCGGTATGGGGTTGAGCGAGCTTTTAAAAACCGCTGAGGTACCGAAGGGGTCGTTTTATCACTACTTCCGGTCCAAAGAGGCTTTTGGCGTAGCGATGCTGGAGCGTCATTATGCTGGCTACCACCAGCGTCTGGCGACCCACTTTGCTTCGGGTGAAGGTAACTACCGGGATCGTGTTCTGAACTACTATCAGGAAACGCTGAACCAGTTCTGTCAGCAGGGCATTATCAGCGGATGCCTGACGGTCAAACTGTCTGCCGAAGTGTGCGATCTTTCCGAAGACATGCGCTCGGCGATGGATAAGGGTGCCCGCGGCGTAATCGCCCTGCTGGCGCAGGCGCTGGAAAAAGGCCGCGAAGAAAAAACGCTGGCCTTTTCCGGCGACCCCTTAATGCAGTCTCAGGTGCTCTACTCCCTCTGGTTAGGAGCCAACCTGCAGGCAAAAATTTCGCGCAGTGCCCTGCCGCTGGAAAGCGCGCTGGCACATGTGAAAAACAGTATTACTGCGCCAGGCGTATAA
- the eptA gene encoding phosphoethanolamine transferase EptA: MWLNRKLQCNDIKFTLGCALFFTLLNGLFIQRSWAIIGPVHLHDFLFAASVPLVLFCGWVIVFSLLNIPYLRKPLLIVLTIGCAAATYFMYTYGAVIDQNMIVNVFETNSQEATALVTPQMILWIVIAGLVPSVALALTRIRTGKWWYALLTRVAAMLGALLVIILIAALFYKDYASLFRNNKSIVKMVTPANYVSAVVKYSKMRWFAGDQTLVRIGEDAHKGSLITGQQKKTVLVLVVGEASRAANYSLNGYERETNPELKKHDVINFPQASSCGTETAVSVPCMFSGMTRSKYDADLAHHQEGLLDVLKHAGINLLWRDNDGGCKGACDRVPHTDMTQWNLDQFCKDKSCIDDVNFYRLDNVLDGVKQDTVLVIHLMGSHGPAYYHRYPDNFRKFTPTCDTNEIQDCDHQALINTYDNTVLYTDSMVSKTIDVLKARQSSMNTALIYLSDHGESLGESGIYLHGTPYMLAPEQQTHIPFMFWLSPDYAKNFGINERCLRDHAAKNAVSQDNLFSTVLGMMDVKSTVYQPQLDILSACRP, translated from the coding sequence ATGTGGTTAAACAGAAAGTTACAATGTAACGACATTAAATTTACTCTGGGCTGTGCACTCTTTTTTACTCTGCTGAACGGGCTGTTTATCCAGCGCAGCTGGGCCATTATCGGCCCAGTCCATCTGCACGACTTCCTCTTTGCCGCCTCCGTCCCGCTGGTGCTGTTTTGCGGCTGGGTGATTGTTTTTAGCCTGCTTAATATCCCGTATCTCCGCAAGCCTCTGCTGATTGTATTGACGATCGGATGCGCCGCGGCGACCTATTTCATGTATACCTACGGCGCGGTGATCGATCAGAACATGATTGTGAACGTGTTCGAAACCAACTCTCAGGAAGCAACCGCCCTGGTGACCCCGCAGATGATCCTGTGGATTGTCATAGCCGGCCTCGTTCCCTCCGTGGCGCTGGCGTTGACCCGCATTCGTACCGGAAAATGGTGGTACGCGCTGCTGACGCGCGTTGCCGCGATGCTCGGCGCCCTGCTGGTGATTATCCTGATTGCCGCGCTGTTTTATAAAGATTACGCGTCGCTGTTCCGCAATAACAAAAGCATCGTCAAAATGGTCACCCCGGCGAACTATGTCAGCGCCGTGGTGAAGTACAGCAAAATGCGCTGGTTTGCCGGCGATCAAACGCTGGTGCGCATCGGTGAAGATGCCCATAAAGGGTCACTGATTACCGGTCAACAAAAGAAAACCGTTCTGGTGCTTGTCGTTGGCGAAGCCTCTCGCGCGGCAAACTACTCCCTGAACGGTTACGAACGCGAAACCAACCCGGAGCTGAAAAAGCACGACGTGATTAACTTCCCGCAGGCCTCCTCGTGTGGCACCGAAACCGCCGTTTCCGTTCCCTGCATGTTCTCCGGCATGACGCGCAGCAAGTACGATGCCGACCTGGCTCACCATCAGGAAGGTCTGCTCGATGTGCTGAAGCATGCGGGTATCAACCTGCTGTGGCGCGACAACGACGGCGGCTGTAAAGGCGCCTGCGATCGCGTGCCCCATACCGACATGACGCAGTGGAATCTGGATCAGTTCTGCAAAGACAAATCCTGTATTGATGATGTGAACTTCTACCGCCTGGACAACGTTCTGGACGGCGTGAAGCAGGACACGGTGCTGGTTATCCACCTGATGGGGAGTCATGGACCTGCGTACTATCATCGTTACCCGGACAATTTCCGTAAATTCACCCCCACCTGCGACACCAATGAAATTCAGGATTGCGACCATCAGGCGCTGATCAATACCTATGACAACACTGTCCTCTATACCGACAGCATGGTCAGCAAAACCATTGATGTGCTGAAAGCGCGCCAGTCGAGCATGAACACCGCGCTGATCTATCTCTCAGATCACGGTGAATCCTTAGGTGAAAGCGGTATTTATCTGCACGGTACGCCGTACATGCTGGCGCCGGAGCAGCAAACGCATATTCCGTTTATGTTCTGGCTGTCACCGGATTACGCGAAAAACTTTGGCATCAACGAACGGTGTTTGCGTGACCATGCAGCAAAAAATGCGGTTTCCCAGGACAATTTATTCTCAACCGTATTGGGTATGATGGACGTGAAATCAACGGTTTATCAACCGCAGCTGGATATACTGAGCGCATGTCGTCCGTAA